From the Microbacterium thalassium genome, one window contains:
- the dprA gene encoding DNA-processing protein DprA — MSVPGLSPREAREALRGLRVRAADERAAVAAYASAVWSVLAEPGDGVAGRLVGAVGPESALQVLLAGDRSAPGAVAIDDGEFARARGRWTPRLSADAVQGSLRAAAQAGVALITPADPLWPRRLDDLGEHAPICLWVRGDPRALGVEPAVALVGARAATGYGEHVAMELAAGLAGGGVAIVSGGAYGIDGAAHRAALSAGGTTLALSAGGVDRPYPAGHAALFDRMTVRGAVAAEVPCGAAPTKWRFLQRNRIIAALAGATVVVEAGWRSGSLNTAGHAAALGRPLGAVPGPVTSAASAGTHRLLREYAAECITSADDVRELMGWSAAADPAAPAALAADRPPEMTRVLDALAARTPRSIDQVAARSGMSPGEVEAELGVLELEGAAVREVHGWRTAGRGDG, encoded by the coding sequence GTGAGCGTGCCCGGACTGTCGCCGCGCGAGGCCCGCGAGGCGCTGCGCGGGCTGCGGGTGCGGGCCGCCGACGAGCGGGCGGCGGTCGCCGCCTATGCGTCGGCCGTCTGGTCGGTGCTCGCCGAGCCGGGTGATGGAGTCGCCGGTCGGCTCGTCGGCGCCGTCGGACCGGAGTCGGCTCTGCAGGTGCTGCTCGCCGGTGACAGGAGCGCGCCGGGTGCCGTGGCGATCGACGACGGTGAGTTCGCTCGCGCACGGGGGCGGTGGACGCCGCGGCTGTCGGCGGATGCCGTGCAGGGCTCGCTCCGTGCGGCGGCGCAGGCCGGGGTGGCGCTGATCACGCCCGCCGACCCGCTGTGGCCCCGTCGCCTCGACGACCTGGGCGAGCACGCGCCGATCTGCCTCTGGGTCCGCGGCGACCCGCGCGCGCTCGGCGTCGAGCCGGCGGTCGCGCTCGTGGGCGCACGCGCGGCCACGGGGTACGGCGAGCACGTCGCGATGGAACTGGCCGCCGGCCTGGCGGGCGGGGGCGTCGCGATCGTGTCGGGCGGCGCCTACGGCATCGACGGCGCAGCGCACCGGGCCGCGCTGAGCGCCGGCGGGACGACGCTCGCACTGTCGGCCGGAGGAGTGGACCGCCCGTATCCCGCCGGGCACGCGGCGCTGTTCGACCGGATGACGGTGCGAGGCGCCGTGGCCGCCGAGGTCCCGTGCGGCGCGGCGCCGACGAAATGGAGGTTCCTGCAGCGCAACAGGATCATCGCGGCTCTGGCCGGCGCGACGGTCGTGGTCGAGGCGGGGTGGCGCAGCGGATCGCTCAACACGGCGGGTCACGCCGCCGCCCTGGGCAGGCCGCTCGGCGCCGTGCCGGGACCGGTCACGAGCGCGGCCTCGGCCGGCACTCATCGGCTGCTGCGGGAGTACGCCGCGGAGTGCATTACGAGCGCGGACGACGTGCGGGAGCTGATGGGGTGGAGCGCGGCCGCCGACCCCGCGGCGCCCGCGGCGCTCGCGGCCGACCGTCCGCCGGAGATGACCCGCGTCCTCGATGCGCTCGCGGCGCGCACGCCTCGTTCGATCGACCAGGTGGCCGCTCGCAGCGGAATGTCGCCCGGCGAGGTCGAGGCGGAGCTCGGCGTCCTCGAACTCGAGGGAGCCGCGGTGCGCGAGGTCCACGGATGGCGCACCGCCGGGCGAGGGGATGGGTGA
- a CDS encoding YifB family Mg chelatase-like AAA ATPase, with protein MTVARTWAVALSGLEAGMVAVEADLSNQTPGFSIIGLGDRALGEAAQRVHNACANSGLPLPRRRVTVNLSPASLPKHGSSFDVGIAIAALATETPMDSARVAATLHVGELALDGRLRPVAGVLPAVNAAARAGIRRVVVPHGNRDEAALVDGVDVLGATTLAEVAAWHGVDVGVPECDPLPVQASAGAPPARPELADVIGQREAVEALVVAAAGGHNMLMCGPPGAGKTMLARRLPGILPELDDAAALAVACVRSLSGHAVTEISRTPPFEAPHHSASTAALVGGGSRVIRPGAIARASDGVLFLDEAGEFTAHALDALRQPLETGEMRIDRAGSTAVFPARVQLVLATNPCPCGSHGIRGGECVCPPAAVRRYLGRLSGPLRDRMDVELTLARVTTVDAPGGPPPVSTAAARARVLAARRRAAERLAGTPFRRNADVTGAWLRNGPCAPAPVVRRPLDAALQRGALTLRGYDRVLRVAWSVADLDGASQLGPHHIGRALYLKKGIAA; from the coding sequence GTGACCGTCGCGCGAACGTGGGCGGTGGCGCTGTCGGGGCTCGAGGCGGGGATGGTGGCCGTCGAAGCGGACCTGTCGAATCAGACGCCCGGATTCAGCATCATCGGGCTGGGGGATCGAGCGCTCGGCGAGGCGGCGCAGCGCGTGCACAACGCGTGCGCCAACAGCGGGCTCCCGCTTCCGCGGCGACGGGTGACGGTCAATCTCTCACCGGCGAGCCTTCCCAAGCACGGTTCGAGCTTCGACGTGGGGATCGCCATCGCCGCACTCGCCACCGAGACGCCCATGGACTCCGCTCGCGTCGCGGCGACGCTGCACGTGGGGGAGCTCGCGCTCGACGGCCGGCTGCGGCCGGTGGCCGGCGTGCTGCCCGCCGTCAATGCGGCCGCGCGGGCCGGCATCCGCCGCGTCGTGGTGCCGCACGGCAACCGCGACGAGGCCGCGCTGGTCGACGGTGTGGACGTCCTCGGGGCGACGACACTCGCCGAGGTCGCCGCGTGGCACGGGGTCGACGTCGGCGTGCCCGAGTGCGATCCGCTTCCCGTTCAGGCGAGCGCGGGGGCGCCGCCGGCCCGGCCGGAGCTCGCCGACGTGATCGGGCAGCGCGAGGCGGTGGAAGCCCTCGTGGTCGCCGCCGCCGGCGGACACAACATGCTCATGTGCGGGCCACCGGGTGCCGGGAAGACGATGCTCGCGCGGCGGCTTCCCGGGATCCTGCCCGAACTCGACGATGCCGCCGCGCTGGCGGTCGCGTGCGTCCGGTCGCTGTCCGGCCACGCGGTCACCGAGATCTCACGCACCCCTCCCTTCGAGGCGCCGCACCACAGCGCGAGCACGGCCGCGCTGGTCGGCGGAGGATCGCGGGTGATCCGCCCGGGCGCGATCGCGCGAGCCTCCGACGGCGTGCTGTTCCTCGACGAGGCCGGCGAATTCACCGCGCACGCGCTCGACGCGCTGCGCCAGCCGCTCGAGACCGGTGAGATGCGGATCGACCGCGCGGGGTCGACCGCGGTGTTCCCGGCGCGCGTGCAGCTCGTGCTCGCGACCAACCCGTGTCCGTGCGGCAGCCACGGCATCCGCGGCGGCGAGTGCGTGTGCCCGCCTGCCGCCGTCCGCCGCTACCTCGGCCGTCTGTCGGGTCCGCTGCGCGACCGCATGGACGTCGAGCTGACGCTCGCGCGCGTCACGACGGTCGATGCCCCCGGCGGCCCGCCGCCCGTGAGCACGGCCGCCGCGCGGGCGCGCGTCCTGGCGGCGCGACGGCGTGCCGCGGAGCGTCTGGCGGGCACGCCGTTCCGCCGGAACGCGGACGTCACGGGGGCGTGGCTGCGCAACGGTCCGTGTGCGCCCGCGCCCGTCGTGCGGCGTCCTCTCGATGCGGCGCTCCAGCGCGGCGCCCTGACCTTGCGCGGCTACGACAGGGTGCTGCGCGTGGCGTGGTCGGTGGCCGACCTCGACGGGGCGTCGCAGCTCGGTCCGCACCACATCGGGCGCGCTCTGTACCTCAAGAAGGGGATCGCGGCGTGA
- a CDS encoding YraN family protein, with product MADKDDLGRAGEERAARHLTEQGYAILDRNWRCPGGEIDLVAASGADLVIVEVKTRSGEAFGHPFAAVGAAKQRRLWRLAAAWAAAHPEHARGRMLRLDVIGIVGRDPAAAPVEHLIGIEAL from the coding sequence ATGGCTGACAAGGACGACCTCGGGCGTGCGGGCGAGGAGCGCGCCGCACGGCATCTGACCGAGCAGGGCTACGCGATCCTCGATCGCAACTGGAGGTGCCCGGGCGGTGAGATCGACCTCGTCGCCGCGTCGGGGGCCGACCTGGTGATCGTCGAGGTCAAGACGCGCAGCGGCGAGGCGTTCGGACACCCGTTCGCGGCCGTCGGGGCGGCGAAGCAGCGTCGCCTGTGGCGTCTCGCAGCGGCGTGGGCGGCCGCGCACCCCGAGCACGCGCGGGGGCGGATGCTGCGGCTCGACGTGATCGGGATCGTGGGACGCGACCCGGCGGCGGCACCGGTGGAGCACCTCATCGGAATCGAGGCGCTGTGA
- a CDS encoding DUF2469 family protein: MDDDVFEDYDRELELALYKEYRDVVSQFQYVIETERRFYLANEVNVVRRDTENDFYFEISMNDVWVWDIYRADRFVKSVRVLTFKDVNVEELQRRDFELPDELSLDS, translated from the coding sequence ATGGATGACGACGTCTTCGAAGACTACGATCGCGAACTCGAGCTGGCTCTGTACAAGGAGTACCGCGACGTCGTCTCGCAGTTCCAGTACGTGATCGAGACCGAGCGCCGCTTCTACCTCGCGAACGAGGTGAATGTCGTGCGTCGCGACACCGAGAACGACTTCTACTTCGAGATCTCGATGAACGATGTCTGGGTGTGGGACATCTACCGCGCCGACCGCTTCGTGAAGTCGGTGCGCGTGCTGACGTTCAAGGACGTCAACGTCGAAGAGCTCCAGCGACGGGACTTCGAGCTGCCCGACGAGCTCTCGCTCGACAGCTGA
- a CDS encoding ribonuclease HII, which translates to MSVVEPKLTLERRLLSDNAILIACDEVGRGALAGPVAVGAVAVDAPRARKRVPRGLRDSKLVPEARREDVAARATEWVAASAVGWAGSDEIDAVGIMRALGIACLRAIEQLRDQGIVPEDGIVLLDGNYDYITPAGAAGLEVRPVIKADRDCASAAAASVLAKVARDRVMVELDQELPVYGWARNKGYASPDHRAAIREHGLSRHHRSSWAIADAPTLF; encoded by the coding sequence GTGAGCGTCGTCGAGCCCAAGCTGACGCTCGAGAGGCGTCTGCTCTCCGACAACGCCATCCTGATCGCGTGCGACGAGGTCGGGCGCGGAGCCCTCGCCGGCCCGGTCGCCGTCGGCGCCGTGGCGGTCGACGCGCCGCGGGCGCGCAAGCGCGTGCCCCGAGGTCTGCGGGACTCCAAGCTGGTGCCCGAGGCGCGCCGCGAGGACGTCGCGGCTCGGGCGACCGAGTGGGTCGCCGCGAGCGCCGTGGGGTGGGCGGGCTCCGACGAGATCGACGCCGTCGGCATCATGCGCGCCCTCGGCATCGCGTGTCTGCGCGCGATCGAGCAGCTGCGCGATCAGGGCATCGTGCCCGAGGACGGCATCGTGCTGCTCGACGGCAACTACGACTACATCACCCCGGCCGGGGCCGCCGGGCTCGAGGTGCGCCCGGTGATCAAGGCCGATCGCGACTGCGCGAGCGCCGCCGCGGCATCCGTCCTGGCGAAGGTCGCCCGTGACCGCGTGATGGTCGAGCTCGACCAGGAGCTGCCGGTGTACGGCTGGGCGCGCAACAAGGGGTACGCCAGCCCCGACCATCGCGCCGCGATCCGCGAGCACGGGCTCAGCCGGCATCATCGGTCGTCGTGGGCGATCGCCGACGCACCGACGCTGTTCTGA
- the lepB gene encoding signal peptidase I: MTSEKTAVHAAPSGEAAGRRELRTSRRRGWLGFLRDVLVIVVVAVLVSFLVKTFVVRSFYIPSGSMEDTLEIRDRILVDEVTPRFGSYDRGDVVVFRDPGGWLPVSTAPERSPFVEGVDWALSLVGLSAPDSDDHLVKRVIGLPGDHVVCCNALGQITVNGTPIDETDYLKLPTAESAASADEFDVVVPEDSLWVLGDNRYRSKDSRYNTDQPGKGFVPIENVVGRVFLITWPFDRFGLVDFHHEDFSSVPDPADAPDPEAAS; this comes from the coding sequence ATGACGAGCGAGAAGACCGCGGTGCATGCGGCACCGTCCGGCGAGGCGGCCGGACGGCGGGAGCTGCGGACGTCGCGGCGGCGAGGGTGGCTCGGCTTCCTGCGGGACGTCCTGGTCATCGTCGTCGTGGCCGTGCTGGTGTCGTTCCTCGTCAAGACGTTCGTCGTGCGCTCGTTCTACATCCCCTCGGGGTCGATGGAGGACACCCTGGAGATCCGCGACCGGATCCTCGTCGACGAGGTCACGCCGCGCTTCGGCTCCTACGACCGCGGTGACGTCGTGGTCTTCCGCGATCCGGGCGGGTGGCTGCCGGTAAGCACGGCGCCGGAGCGATCGCCGTTCGTGGAGGGCGTCGACTGGGCGCTCTCGCTGGTCGGCCTGTCGGCTCCCGACAGCGACGACCATCTGGTCAAGCGCGTGATCGGCCTTCCCGGCGACCACGTCGTGTGCTGCAACGCCCTGGGCCAGATCACCGTCAACGGCACGCCGATCGACGAGACGGACTACCTGAAGCTCCCGACGGCCGAGTCGGCCGCATCCGCGGACGAGTTCGACGTCGTCGTCCCCGAGGACAGCCTGTGGGTGCTCGGCGACAACCGGTACCGCTCCAAGGACTCCCGCTACAACACCGATCAGCCGGGCAAGGGCTTCGTCCCGATCGAGAACGTCGTCGGGCGCGTCTTCCTGATCACCTGGCCGTTCGACCGGTTCGGCCTCGTGGACTTCCACCACGAGGACTTCTCGAGCGTTCCGGACCCGGCCGATGCGCCGGACCCCGAAGCGGCGTCGTGA
- the rplS gene encoding 50S ribosomal protein L19, translating to MQILDSVDAASLRSDIPAFAPGDTVKVHVNITEGNRSRIQVFQGVVIGRSGDGVRETFTVRKISFQVGVERTFPVHSPSIDHIEVVTRGDVRRAKLYYLRNLRGKKAKIKEKRES from the coding sequence ATGCAGATCCTCGACTCCGTCGACGCAGCATCGCTGCGTTCGGACATCCCCGCTTTCGCTCCCGGTGACACCGTCAAGGTGCACGTCAACATCACCGAGGGCAACCGCTCGCGCATCCAGGTCTTCCAGGGCGTCGTCATCGGCCGCTCGGGCGACGGCGTGCGCGAGACCTTCACGGTCCGCAAGATCAGCTTCCAGGTGGGCGTCGAGCGCACCTTCCCGGTGCACAGCCCGTCGATCGACCACATCGAGGTCGTGACCCGCGGCGACGTCCGCCGCGCCAAGCTCTACTACCTGCGCAACCTCCGTGGCAAGAAGGCCAAGATCAAGGAGAAGCGCGAGAGCTGA